The window GTTCAACGTGCCGGCATCGATCCCCTGGTGGCAATTGCTGGTGGGGTCAATTGTGGCCATCGGCATCGCCAAACTGGCTTTCGGCGGCCTGGGAAAGAATCCCTTCAATCCCGCCCTGGTGGGACGTGCGTTCATGCTGGCATCATTTCCCGTGCATATGACTTCCTGGCCCAAGCCCCTGGAAAACGCCTGGTCTTTCGGAGTGGACGCCGTAACGGCCGCCACTCCACTGGGCAAACTGTCCGAGGGTGGCGTCTCGGTGCTTCCCGAATTGGGCTCGCTGGATCTGTACAAAGACCTGTTGTTGGGAAGGGTGGGAGGTTGTATCGGCGAGACCGCCGCCCTGGCCATCCTGATCGGCGGTATCTACATGCTGTTTCGCGGGATCATTACCTGGCACATCCCCGTGATCTATCTGGCTTCCCTGGCCGCGACTATAGGGATCTTCTGGGTGCTGGATCCGGGCAAGTACGCGGATCCGCTGTTTCATGTTTTGGCGGGGGGCGCCATGCTGGGGGCCTGGTTTATGGCCACGGACATGGTAACCAGTCCCATGACACCAGGTGGCCAGGTAATCTTCGCTCTGGGTGGGGGTGTGATTTGCGGCCTGATCCGCCTTTTCGGCGCGTATCCGGAGGGATGTTCCTACTCCATTCTGATCATGAATGCCTTTGTGCCCCTCATTGACCGGGCGTTTCCACCACGGCGGTTCGGTAGAGAGGTGAAACATGGCTGAGCGAAAAAAACTTCCATCCACTTTTTTCAACATGGTGGCTGTACTGACGTTGGTATGTGTGGTATCGGCCCTGGCACTGGGATTCACCTATTCCCGGAC is drawn from Candidatus Aminicenantes bacterium and contains these coding sequences:
- a CDS encoding RnfABCDGE type electron transport complex subunit D: MSRNLVLSLSPHEKGGESVHKIMWGVVIALSPALLASFYYFGWNAMRVVILGMVFCMATEYLVQTFMMKQKSTFMDGSAAVTGLLLSFNVPASIPWWQLLVGSIVAIGIAKLAFGGLGKNPFNPALVGRAFMLASFPVHMTSWPKPLENAWSFGVDAVTAATPLGKLSEGGVSVLPELGSLDLYKDLLLGRVGGCIGETAALAILIGGIYMLFRGIITWHIPVIYLASLAATIGIFWVLDPGKYADPLFHVLAGGAMLGAWFMATDMVTSPMTPGGQVIFALGGGVICGLIRLFGAYPEGCSYSILIMNAFVPLIDRAFPPRRFGREVKHG